ATTGCGGGGGATAAAAAGGGGGGGCGTCCTCCTTGACGCCGATGCAGCTTAGAGACTGCGCGAGTGATTCTCAAGTGCTATTTTCGTTAGTTTGGCCCAATGCTACCGGGCCTCTCTTGCCAACAGATATTCTTTTGATATCATCCGCGCCAATCGAATTTGCAGCATCCACAGACTTCATTAGCCTGAAGCAAAAGCCAGAATAACTGGCAAAAAAAAGACCCGGCAAAAAGCCGGGTCAAAAACCGTGATTAGCCTGATGAGGAGATAGTCCAGGAGACCGACCTAAGGTCCCTTGGGCCATCGACTGATCTCGCGATCAGATGCATGCAATAATAATCATTATCATTTGCAAGTCAAATGTTTTTATCTGCGCGATTGGAAATTTTCCTGTTCAGCTCCTGAGCGCTTCCTCCTCAATCGTTCTGATTGCCCTCCAGGGACCGGTCGACCATCGCCTTGGCCATGTCGATCATGTGCACCGTCGAAAACGCCAGATCCCGGCTTGCGCCCTGCAGCTGGTTGGCTGATTCATGCGCGGTGGCGGCGGCACAGCGCAACAGATCCGAAGCATGGACCAGTGCTTCTTCGCTGCTGATGTTACGGTTCACATCGAAGAAACGTTCTTCGCCGGCCTCTTCTGACACAGCTGGTTTCAAGTAATAGTCCAGTGCCCGCTGTGCGGCAGCAGAGCCTTTTGGCGAGTTGAGCGTAGTGTCGAATTGCGTATCGGGCAGGGGAATGCTGGGGATGGTCATGACGATGGCGAGCTCCGTGATAGATTCAAATCCGTGAGCCCAGCTTAGTACGTACTGTATTTGTGTCTTGAATTTAAATACTACAATTTGTGTTTTGTTGGTCGGAGTACCCCACGTATCGTGCCGCACATGGATAAATGGATTGAATTGGTCAAGGCCAAAATGAGTGAACTCAAAGTCACTCAAGAGATACTCGCCGAGCGCATCGGAATGTCCCAGGGCGGCGTCGGCCATTGGCTGAATAAACGTCGTCAGCCCCGCATCCAAGAGATGAACCGTGTCTTGCAGGCGCTGGGGATGGACTATCTGGAAGTCGCGATGGTGATCAGGGAACCGCAGATCTCACAGGATGAAGAGATCTCTCTGACGCAGAAGTACAACCCGTACTTTCGCTACCCGGTCAGTGACTGGCGGGAAACCGGGGAGGTGCGCGACGGGGAGTTATTGACCTACGGCGCTTCATCGGCTGTCAGCAAGCCGCGCTTCGAGCTGTCCGATTACCACGCACAGGGCGCTGCGTTCTGGCTGGTGGTGGTCGGTGATGCGATGACCGCACCCTCGGGTATGAGCATTGCCGCGGACATGTTGATTCTGGTGGACCCGGCCATCGTGCCGGAGCCTGGCAAACTGGTGATCGCCCAATGGCCTGGCAGCGCCGAGGCGGTTTTTCGCAAACTGATCGAAGAGGGCGGGCAGCGTTACCTGGTCCCGCTCAATCCGACCTATCCGAAAGCCCTTTACACCGAAGAATGCCGAATCATCGGCGTGGTGGTTCAGGCGACTGCCAAATTCTAATCAGATCGGTCCTCGCAATGCGTAGGACCGATCTTCATTTTACGCGTGTTCCAACTCCACCAAAGCACTGCCTTCGCTGACCATTTCGCCTTCCTGGCAATACAACGCCTTGATCACTCCGGCGTGGGGCGCGCGAATGCTGTGCTCCATTTTCATCGCTTCCAGCACCACCAATTGCGCCCCGGCTTCGACCGTTTGCCCGGCCTCCACCAGCACTCGCACGATGCTGCCGTTCATAGGCGCGGTGAGTCCGCCCTGATGGCTGTGACTGGCTTCGACGGCACTGATCGGGTCATACGACTCGATGCGGCGCAGTTCACCGTCCCATTGCAGATATAGCGTATCGCCACGGCGGATTGCCCGATGCTGTTGGCGCAAGCCGTTATGTTCGGTCAGCAGGTATTCACCCTTGAACTGTGCGGTATAAGCGTCGGCATCGCCCAGGGTCAGCGCCCGGTCTTGCCCTTCGCAACTCAAATGCAGGGTGATTTCTGTCGGTAGTCCGGCACGGAATCCGTTGCCGATACCCCAAGGCGAACTCAGGTCATCAGCGCGGGTCGTGCTCGGCTGACTCTGGGCGAATGCCTGCGCGGCCGCTTGCCAGAATTCATCGCTGAGGTCTGAAGGTGCTGGCAGCAGTTGTTCCTGATAACGCGGAATAAAACCGGTATCCAGCTCCGCCGCGGCAAAGGCAGGGTGGCCGATGATTCGGCGCAGGAAGTTGATGTTGGTCTTCAGTCCACCAATGGCAAACTCATCAAGCATGCTCAGCAAACGCAGCCGCGCCTGTTCACGGTCTTCGCCCCAGGCAATCAGCTTGCCGAGCATTGGGTCGTAGAACGGCGAAATCTCGTCGTCTTCTTCAACGCCACTGTCCACGCGACGCCCCGGTCCTGCGGCGGACTCGCGATACAACGCCAGACGTCCGGTGGCCGGTAGAAAATCGTTGCCTGGGTCTTCGGCGTACAGCCGCACTTCGATCGCATGGCCGATCAGCGGCACCTGGTATTGAGTCATCGGCAGCGCTTCACCGCGAGCCACGCGAATCTGCCAGGCCACCAGGTCGAGGCCGGTGATGGCTTCGGTGACCGGGTGTTCGACTTGCAGGCGCGTGTTCATCTCCATGAAGAAAAACTCACCGCGCGCATCCAGCAAAAACTCCACGGTGCCGGCACCGACGTAGCCGATAGCCTGTGCCGAGCGCACGGCGGCTTCGCCCATGGCCCGACGCAGTTCCGGGCTCAGACCCGGAGCCGGGGCTTCTTCGACGACTTTCTGATGCCGACGCTGGATCGAGCAATCACGTTCGTTGAGGTACAGACAGTTGCCATGCTGGTCGGCGAATACCTGGATTTCCACGTGGCGTGGCTTGAGCAGGTACTTCTCCACCAACATCCGCGAGTCGCCGAACGACGACTGCGCTTCACGTTGCGCCGAGGCCAGGGCTTCGGCCAATTGGCTGACGTCCTCGACCACTTTCATGCCTTTGCCGCCACCGCCCGCCGTGGCCTTGAGCAGCACCGGATAACCGATGCGTTCGCAGGCGTCGCGGAAGGTGTCGAGGTCCTGAGCTTCGCCATGATAGCCGGGCACCAGTGGCACGCCGGCGGTTTCCATCAAGGCTTTGGCCGCGGACTTGCTCCCCATGGCGTCAATGGCCGAGGCGGGCGGGCCGAGGAAGATCAGGCCGGCCGCTTCGATCGCGCGGGCGAACCCGGCGTTTTCCGAGAGAAAACCATAACCGGGATGAATCGCCTGAGCGCCGCTGGCTTTCGCGGCAGCGATCAGTTTGTCGATTTGCAGGTAACTGTCGGCGGCTTTGCTGCCGCCCAGGTTGACGCGTATATCGGCTTCGCGGCTGTGCCGGGCATCACGGTCGGTGGCGCTGTGCACGGCCACAGTGGTCAGGCCCAGAGCCTTGGCTGTGCGCATCACTCGGCAAGCGATTTCGCCGCGGTTGGCCACCAACAGGGTGGTGAGAACAGGTGCGCTCATCAACGCGGCTCCTTGAGGGTGGTTTCGGCTTGCCAGGTTGGCGAGCGTTTTTGCAGGAAGGCGCGCAGGCCTTCCTGGCCTTCGGGGCTGACGCGGATTCGGGCGATGGCGTTTTCGGTGTAGCGCCGCAGCGCCGGGGTCAGTGCGCCATGGCCGACTTCACGCAGTAAATCCTTGCTGGCGCGCATGGCCGCCGGGCTGTTGAGCAGCAGGTTGTCGATCCACTGATCGACTTTCTGCTCCAGTTCAGCCATCGGGTAGCTTTCCGACAACAAGCCAATTTCCCGAGCCCGTTGCCCGCCGAAACGTTCGGCGGTCAAGGCATAGCGCCGTGCCGCGCGCTCGCCGATGGCTTGCACCACGAACGGGCTGATGACCGCCGGCGCGAGGCCGATGCGCACTTCCGACAGACAGAACTGCGCGTCGTCGGCGCCGATGGCCATGTCACAGCAACTGATCAGGCCCAGCGCGCCGCCATAGGCCGCGCCTTGTACCACCGCCACGGTCGGGATTTTCAGCTTGGCGAGGTTGTACATCAACTCCGCCAGTTCCCGGGCGTCGTCGAGGTTGGTGTGGTAATCGAGTTCGGCCGATTGCTGCATCCAGGCCAGATCGGCGCCGGCGCTGAAATGCTTGCCGCGACCGCGGATCAGCAGAAAACGCAGACTGGCATCGCTCGACACTTTGTCCAGCGCGAGGATCAGTTCGCGGATCATTTCGGCGTTGAAGGCGTTGTTCTTTTCTTCACGGCTGAGCCACAAGGTCGCAAAACCCCTTGGATCGCTCAGCAGTTCGAGGGTGTTGAAGTCGCTCATATTCATCCGTCTCCACGGTCCTTGTGGGGGCGTGCTTGCTCGCGAACGCGATAACCGGTTTTACGATTGCTTCGCAATCGAACGGGGGCAAGCCCCCTCGCCACACAAGCCCGCTCCCACAGAAAATCACATCCGGAACACGCCGAAGCGGCTCGGTTCGATTGGCGCATTCAGCGATGCCGACAAGGCCAGGGCCAGCACGTCGCGGGTCTGCGCCGGGTCGATGACACCGTCGTCCCACAGTCGAGCGCTGGAATAATAGGGATGCCCCTGTTCTTCGTATTGATCGAGGATCGGTTGCTTGATCTCGGCTTCCTGCTCGGCGCTGAAACCATGACCACCGCGCTCGGCCTGCTCGCGCTTGACCTGCACCAGCACGCCCGCCGCCTGTTCTGCTCCCATCACGCCAATCCGCGCGTTCGGCCACATCCACAGGAAGCGTGGATCGTAAGCCCGACCGCACATGCCGTAGTTACCGGCGCCGAAGCTGCCACCGATGATCACGGTGAATTTCGGCACCTTGGCGCAGGCCACGGCGGTCACCAGTTTCGCGCCGTGCTTGGCGATGCCGCCTGCTTCGTATTTCTGGCCGACCATGAAACCGGTGATGTTTTGCAGGAACAGCAATGGAATGCCGCGCTGGCAGGCCAGTTCGATGAAGTGCGCGCCTTTCTGCGCGGCTTCGGC
The Pseudomonas lini DNA segment above includes these coding regions:
- a CDS encoding biotin carboxylase N-terminal domain-containing protein, whose amino-acid sequence is MSAPVLTTLLVANRGEIACRVMRTAKALGLTTVAVHSATDRDARHSREADIRVNLGGSKAADSYLQIDKLIAAAKASGAQAIHPGYGFLSENAGFARAIEAAGLIFLGPPASAIDAMGSKSAAKALMETAGVPLVPGYHGEAQDLDTFRDACERIGYPVLLKATAGGGGKGMKVVEDVSQLAEALASAQREAQSSFGDSRMLVEKYLLKPRHVEIQVFADQHGNCLYLNERDCSIQRRHQKVVEEAPAPGLSPELRRAMGEAAVRSAQAIGYVGAGTVEFLLDARGEFFFMEMNTRLQVEHPVTEAITGLDLVAWQIRVARGEALPMTQYQVPLIGHAIEVRLYAEDPGNDFLPATGRLALYRESAAGPGRRVDSGVEEDDEISPFYDPMLGKLIAWGEDREQARLRLLSMLDEFAIGGLKTNINFLRRIIGHPAFAAAELDTGFIPRYQEQLLPAPSDLSDEFWQAAAQAFAQSQPSTTRADDLSSPWGIGNGFRAGLPTEITLHLSCEGQDRALTLGDADAYTAQFKGEYLLTEHNGLRQQHRAIRRGDTLYLQWDGELRRIESYDPISAVEASHSHQGGLTAPMNGSIVRVLVEAGQTVEAGAQLVVLEAMKMEHSIRAPHAGVIKALYCQEGEMVSEGSALVELEHA
- a CDS encoding DUF6124 family protein, whose product is MTIPSIPLPDTQFDTTLNSPKGSAAAQRALDYYLKPAVSEEAGEERFFDVNRNISSEEALVHASDLLRCAAATAHESANQLQGASRDLAFSTVHMIDMAKAMVDRSLEGNQND
- a CDS encoding gamma-carboxygeranoyl-CoA hydratase — its product is MSDFNTLELLSDPRGFATLWLSREEKNNAFNAEMIRELILALDKVSSDASLRFLLIRGRGKHFSAGADLAWMQQSAELDYHTNLDDARELAELMYNLAKLKIPTVAVVQGAAYGGALGLISCCDMAIGADDAQFCLSEVRIGLAPAVISPFVVQAIGERAARRYALTAERFGGQRAREIGLLSESYPMAELEQKVDQWIDNLLLNSPAAMRASKDLLREVGHGALTPALRRYTENAIARIRVSPEGQEGLRAFLQKRSPTWQAETTLKEPR
- a CDS encoding LexA family protein; this encodes MDKWIELVKAKMSELKVTQEILAERIGMSQGGVGHWLNKRRQPRIQEMNRVLQALGMDYLEVAMVIREPQISQDEEISLTQKYNPYFRYPVSDWRETGEVRDGELLTYGASSAVSKPRFELSDYHAQGAAFWLVVVGDAMTAPSGMSIAADMLILVDPAIVPEPGKLVIAQWPGSAEAVFRKLIEEGGQRYLVPLNPTYPKALYTEECRIIGVVVQATAKF